One Dioscorea cayenensis subsp. rotundata cultivar TDr96_F1 chromosome 15, TDr96_F1_v2_PseudoChromosome.rev07_lg8_w22 25.fasta, whole genome shotgun sequence genomic region harbors:
- the LOC120277806 gene encoding uncharacterized protein LOC120277806, with protein MARKRGRSGSKTGRRILVSSRRSIYLYEKEKKTKRKTEPEKEGRDRAFLDRRRRSWDSQEGFWASLGQRYSRRRGRGLTGERQKEKRREAGFSAKGYSYKKENRRRRGGSRRRRKPGTRKKSTAPREKTR; from the coding sequence ATGGCGAGAAAGAGGGGAAGGAGTGGTTCGAAGACGGGGAGAAGGATTTTGGTTTCTTCTCGGCGAAGCATATACTTAtatgaaaaggaaaagaagacgaagaggaaGACGGAACCGGAGAAGGAGGGAAGGGACCGGGCTTTTCTCGATAGAAGGAGAAGATCCTGGGATTCTCAAGAGGGATTCTGGGCTTCTCTCGGCCAAagatattcaagaagaagaggacGAGGACTGACGGGAGAAAGACAGAAGGAGAAGCGAAGAGAGGCTGGTTTCTCTGCAAAAGGATactcatataaaaaagaaaatagaagacgACGAGGAGggagccgaagaagaagaaaacctgGGACCAGGAAGAAGTCAACGGCACCTAGAGAGAAAACGAGATGA